In one Bacillota bacterium genomic region, the following are encoded:
- a CDS encoding DnaD domain protein, whose protein sequence is MLPKEVMLMEELEKKTVQLISRLVEEKLGRLSPLWYERLYSLPAEAKSKRDLKILALAIHYAMLRDVRSVRYIENLFFNWQEYGVPRWVLKRLAAADPPVGEELLKEFGYHGETDRPFDIRADEYYRFYRRSTLGDE, encoded by the coding sequence GTGCTGCCTAAAGAGGTGATGCTCATGGAAGAGCTGGAGAAGAAAACAGTGCAGCTTATTTCCCGGTTGGTGGAAGAAAAGCTGGGGCGGCTTAGTCCCCTGTGGTATGAGCGGCTATATAGCCTTCCAGCCGAAGCCAAGAGCAAGCGGGATTTGAAGATACTCGCGCTGGCAATTCACTATGCCATGCTGCGCGATGTGCGTTCAGTACGTTATATAGAAAACTTGTTTTTCAACTGGCAGGAATATGGTGTGCCCCGCTGGGTACTAAAACGACTGGCGGCCGCCGATCCCCCGGTGGGAGAGGAGCTACTTAAGGAGTTTGGTTATCATGGAGAAACTGACCGGCCTTTTGACATCCGCGCTGACGAATACTACCGCTTCTACCGACGTTCTACCTTGGGAGACGAATAA